The following coding sequences lie in one Saccharopolyspora hordei genomic window:
- a CDS encoding AMP-binding protein — protein sequence MSTELSTPTAPGAARVAELLARFDDPDACAADLLCDRHPADAVAFTVVEPDLSSQDITYGRLRRDSARFAAALADLGVAPGDAVGVLMGKSADLVVALLGIWRRGAVHVPLFTAFAPPAIALRLRASGAKVVVVDADQRAKLAPGEDIPADPPWQTVVAGDPADERSLAALLDRYTGDEPGGRAVAVGGDGLLVQLFTSGTTGAPKGVPVPLRALASFQAYLEFGLDVRADDVFWNAADPGWAYGLYYAILGPLAAGRRSILLHAGFSAELTWRVVREFGVTNFAAAPTVYRSLLTSSRDGAVRLRRASSAGEPLTPDVVSWSERELGVAVRDHYGQTEHGMVVVNGWADEVRTDLKPGSMGTVLPGWSAEVLADDRDEPAPVGAPGRIAIEVAGSPLMWFTGYTDAPEKTAERFTADGRWYLTGDAGSRDADGAFFFSSRDDDVIIMAGYRIGPFDVESVLVEHEAVAEAAVIGVPDELRGEVVEAFVVLRPGRSGDDGLVTELQQLVKRRFAAHAHPRAVHFVDQLPKTPSGKVQRFVLRQQRRG from the coding sequence GTGAGCACAGAGCTGAGCACACCCACCGCGCCAGGAGCGGCCCGCGTGGCCGAGCTGCTCGCGCGGTTCGACGACCCGGACGCCTGTGCCGCCGACCTGCTCTGCGACCGCCACCCCGCCGACGCGGTCGCCTTCACCGTCGTCGAACCCGATCTGTCCAGTCAGGACATCACCTACGGCAGGCTGCGTCGCGACTCGGCGCGGTTCGCCGCCGCGCTGGCCGACCTGGGCGTAGCCCCCGGTGACGCGGTCGGTGTGCTCATGGGCAAGTCGGCCGACCTCGTGGTGGCGCTGCTGGGCATCTGGCGGCGCGGCGCGGTGCACGTGCCGCTGTTCACCGCCTTCGCGCCCCCGGCCATCGCCCTGCGGCTGCGCGCCAGCGGCGCGAAGGTCGTGGTGGTCGACGCCGACCAGCGCGCGAAGCTGGCGCCCGGCGAGGACATCCCGGCCGACCCGCCGTGGCAGACCGTCGTCGCGGGCGATCCCGCCGACGAGCGGTCGCTGGCCGCGCTGCTCGACCGCTACACCGGGGACGAGCCGGGCGGGCGCGCGGTGGCGGTGGGCGGGGACGGCCTGCTGGTGCAGCTGTTCACCTCCGGCACCACCGGAGCCCCGAAGGGCGTCCCGGTGCCGCTCCGCGCCCTGGCGTCCTTCCAGGCCTACCTGGAGTTCGGGCTGGACGTCCGCGCGGACGACGTGTTCTGGAACGCCGCCGACCCCGGCTGGGCCTACGGCCTGTACTACGCGATCCTCGGACCGCTGGCGGCGGGACGGCGCAGCATCCTGCTGCACGCCGGGTTCTCCGCCGAGCTGACCTGGCGGGTGGTGCGCGAGTTCGGGGTCACCAACTTCGCCGCCGCGCCGACCGTCTACCGCAGCCTGCTCACCAGCTCCCGGGACGGCGCGGTCCGGCTCCGCCGCGCGTCCTCGGCCGGTGAACCGCTGACCCCGGACGTGGTGTCCTGGTCCGAGCGCGAACTGGGCGTGGCCGTCCGCGACCACTACGGACAGACCGAGCACGGCATGGTGGTCGTCAACGGGTGGGCCGACGAGGTCCGCACCGACCTCAAGCCGGGGTCGATGGGCACGGTGCTGCCGGGCTGGTCCGCTGAGGTGCTCGCCGACGACCGCGACGAACCGGCCCCGGTCGGCGCTCCCGGACGGATCGCGATCGAGGTGGCGGGCAGCCCGCTGATGTGGTTCACCGGCTACACCGACGCGCCGGAGAAGACCGCGGAGCGGTTCACCGCCGACGGCCGCTGGTACCTCACCGGCGACGCCGGGTCGCGCGACGCGGACGGGGCGTTCTTCTTCTCCTCCCGCGACGACGACGTGATCATCATGGCTGGCTACCGGATCGGGCCGTTCGACGTGGAGAGCGTGCTGGTCGAGCACGAGGCGGTGGCCGAGGCGGCGGTGATCGGCGTTCCCGACGAGCTGCGCGGTGAGGTCGTGGAGGCGTTCGTCGTGCTGCGCCCGGGACGCTCCGGCGACGACGGCCTGGTGACCGAGCTCCAGCAGCTGGTCAAGCGCCGGTTCGCCGCGCACGCCCACCCGCGGGCGGTGCACTTCGTCGACCAGCTGCCCAAGACGCCCAGCGGCAAGGTCCAGCGCTTCGTGCTCCGGCAGCAGCGCCGGGGGTGA
- a CDS encoding CHAP domain-containing protein, translating into MDPLGVATRFANELLTHQSKLEGKAGEVQRAQAALESAAGAIQDQREAHKQATGDLLKSWKSEATAGLEKRSKKFDDDLDVTAGASAEAAKIVGEVTKALEGRHSNVGQLVEDFITKAGQLVQAGLAAAGIAAPAGLMKAVAQVADLAGGYIKQSGGELKDARDEMTEAAKKLRSLLKELDSDGVGDPKGEDSGKGQGGGPGKDDKPGKGKDSGKVEDILDNARKHLGYHEGPNNRNKWGPTGQPWCSYFATSMWREAGVDIPKYGFTGDVYKWGQEHGTAYSADDLAQKARPGDALLFGSGPSQGASTHIGIIEKVEGNKITTIEGNSGDEVARRTYTLPKDAGKFYGGVHPK; encoded by the coding sequence GTGGATCCACTGGGAGTCGCGACCCGGTTCGCCAACGAGCTGTTGACCCACCAGAGCAAGCTCGAGGGCAAGGCCGGTGAGGTGCAGCGCGCCCAGGCCGCCCTCGAATCGGCGGCCGGCGCCATCCAGGACCAGCGGGAGGCGCACAAGCAGGCCACCGGCGACCTGCTCAAGAGCTGGAAGAGCGAGGCGACCGCGGGCCTGGAGAAGCGCTCGAAGAAGTTCGACGACGACCTCGACGTCACCGCCGGGGCCAGCGCCGAAGCCGCCAAGATCGTCGGCGAGGTCACCAAGGCGCTCGAGGGCAGGCACAGCAACGTCGGCCAGCTCGTCGAGGACTTCATCACCAAGGCCGGCCAGCTCGTGCAGGCCGGCCTGGCGGCCGCCGGGATCGCCGCTCCCGCCGGGTTGATGAAGGCCGTGGCCCAGGTCGCCGACCTGGCCGGCGGCTACATCAAGCAGTCCGGCGGGGAACTGAAGGACGCCCGCGACGAGATGACCGAGGCGGCGAAGAAGCTCCGCTCGCTGCTCAAGGAGCTCGACTCCGACGGCGTGGGCGACCCGAAGGGGGAGGACTCCGGCAAGGGCCAGGGCGGCGGCCCCGGCAAGGACGACAAGCCCGGCAAGGGCAAGGACTCCGGCAAGGTCGAGGACATCCTGGACAACGCCCGCAAGCACCTCGGCTACCACGAGGGCCCCAACAACCGGAACAAGTGGGGACCGACCGGGCAGCCGTGGTGCTCCTACTTCGCCACCTCGATGTGGCGGGAAGCGGGCGTGGACATCCCGAAGTACGGGTTCACCGGCGACGTCTACAAGTGGGGCCAGGAGCACGGCACCGCCTACAGCGCCGACGACCTGGCCCAGAAGGCCCGCCCGGGCGACGCGCTGCTGTTCGGCAGCGGTCCCAGCCAGGGCGCGAGCACGCACATCGGCATCATCGAGAAGGTCGAGGGCAACAAGATCACCACGATCGAGGGCAACTCGGGTGACGAGGTCGCGCGGCGCACCTACACGCTGCCCAAGGACGCCGGCAAGTTCTACGGAGGGGTGCACCCGAAGTGA
- a CDS encoding arsenic resistance protein: MQQRGVVAALERHQVGVYLAAMVLGALLGWAAPSAGSGLGPLINPVLGALLYVTFLQVPCADLARSLRAGRFLAAVLVVDFVVGPLVVAALVPSLPADPALRLGVLLVLLTPCVDYVIVFSRLAGGSSQRLLAATPLLLLLQMLLLPVFLVAFLGPGLADVVEVGPFVEAFLGLIVVPLALAWSTQAWAARRPAGQRVADTAGTAMVPLMAATLLTVVASQVPALDGRVGDVARVVPHYVAFLVVMPFAGALVARTLRLDVPDTRAVVFTGATRNSLVVLPLALALPDHLAVAAVAVVTQTLVEVIGMVVCVRVVPRLLPR; the protein is encoded by the coding sequence ATGCAGCAGCGGGGAGTCGTCGCCGCGCTGGAGCGGCACCAGGTGGGCGTCTACCTCGCGGCGATGGTGCTCGGGGCCCTGCTGGGCTGGGCGGCGCCGTCGGCGGGCAGCGGACTCGGCCCGCTGATCAACCCGGTGCTGGGTGCGCTGCTGTACGTGACGTTCCTGCAGGTGCCGTGCGCCGACCTGGCGCGGTCGCTGCGCGCCGGGCGGTTCCTCGCAGCGGTGCTGGTGGTGGACTTCGTCGTGGGACCGCTGGTCGTGGCGGCGCTGGTGCCCTCCCTGCCCGCCGACCCGGCCCTGCGGCTGGGCGTGCTGCTGGTGCTGCTCACGCCCTGCGTGGACTACGTGATCGTCTTCTCCAGGCTGGCCGGCGGCAGCAGCCAGCGCCTGCTGGCCGCCACTCCCCTGCTGCTGCTCCTGCAGATGCTGCTGCTCCCGGTGTTCCTGGTGGCGTTCCTGGGGCCGGGCTTGGCGGACGTGGTGGAGGTCGGGCCGTTCGTCGAAGCCTTCCTGGGACTGATCGTCGTCCCGCTCGCGCTGGCGTGGAGCACGCAGGCCTGGGCCGCGCGCCGACCGGCCGGGCAGCGGGTCGCGGACACCGCGGGCACCGCGATGGTGCCGCTCATGGCGGCAACGCTGCTGACCGTGGTCGCCTCCCAGGTCCCGGCGCTCGACGGCCGGGTCGGCGACGTGGCGCGGGTGGTGCCGCACTACGTCGCGTTCCTCGTGGTGATGCCGTTCGCCGGGGCGCTCGTGGCGCGGACGCTCCGACTGGACGTCCCGGACACCCGGGCCGTGGTGTTCACCGGGGCGACGCGCAACTCGCTGGTGGTGCTGCCGCTGGCGCTCGCCCTGCCGGACCACCTGGCCGTCGCGGCGGTCGCGGTGGTCACCCAGACCCTGGTCGAGGTCATCGGCATGGTGGTGTGCGTGCGCGTCGTCCCGCGCCTGCTGCCGCGCTGA
- a CDS encoding YbaB/EbfC family DNA-binding protein produces the protein MIIGRAQRDGVSVSVAPGGALRSVQLEPVALERGGAALARTVLALVREATQRANRDAEAAIREQAEGLSEADVAALGLASGASESGRP, from the coding sequence ATGATCATCGGACGTGCGCAGCGGGACGGTGTGTCGGTCTCCGTCGCACCGGGCGGCGCGCTCAGGTCGGTGCAGCTGGAACCCGTGGCGCTCGAGCGCGGTGGCGCGGCGCTGGCGCGGACGGTCCTGGCGCTGGTGCGGGAAGCCACCCAGCGCGCCAACCGGGACGCCGAAGCCGCCATCCGGGAGCAGGCGGAGGGGCTGTCCGAGGCCGACGTGGCCGCGCTGGGACTGGCCTCCGGAGCCAGTGAGTCGGGGAGGCCGTGA
- a CDS encoding helix-turn-helix transcriptional regulator, which translates to MRTGGDALLRPDDGDAFRQAVRAVRQAADMPVAFGGQAADGVLRLSEHAGVRTNRLKGLRVRAAAGLGGQVLTHRRPAAVSDYATAPTISHDYDGPVLAEGLSSIIAAPVLVDGSVRGVLYGAVRGVARLGDRAMELVVDATRRLAGELAVRDEVDRRLRLLRAAETAGPREQVALEEVRELHAEFRAIAQGLADPALRDRLHHACDRLAGLTSAPEATPRANLTPRELDVLSQVALGCTNAEAGNRLSLRPETVKAYLRSAMHKLDVHNRHEAVVAARRQGLLP; encoded by the coding sequence GTGCGAACCGGTGGTGACGCGCTCCTACGCCCGGACGACGGCGACGCCTTCCGCCAGGCCGTCCGGGCGGTGCGGCAGGCAGCCGACATGCCCGTGGCGTTCGGCGGACAAGCAGCCGACGGCGTGCTGCGCCTGTCGGAGCACGCCGGGGTGCGCACCAACAGGCTGAAGGGCTTGCGGGTGCGGGCCGCGGCTGGTCTCGGCGGCCAGGTGCTCACCCACCGCCGCCCGGCCGCGGTCAGCGACTACGCCACCGCGCCGACGATCAGCCACGACTACGACGGCCCGGTGCTCGCCGAGGGGCTCAGCTCGATCATCGCCGCGCCGGTGCTGGTGGACGGTTCGGTCCGCGGGGTGCTCTACGGCGCGGTGCGCGGCGTGGCGCGGCTCGGCGACCGGGCGATGGAGCTCGTGGTCGACGCGACGCGGCGACTCGCCGGCGAGCTCGCGGTGCGCGACGAGGTCGACCGGCGCCTGCGTCTGCTGCGCGCGGCGGAGACCGCCGGACCCCGGGAGCAGGTGGCGCTGGAGGAAGTGCGGGAACTGCACGCCGAGTTCCGCGCCATCGCGCAGGGTCTGGCCGACCCCGCCCTCCGGGACCGCCTGCACCACGCCTGCGACCGGCTGGCCGGGCTCACCTCGGCACCGGAGGCGACGCCGCGGGCGAACCTGACCCCGCGCGAGCTCGACGTGCTCTCGCAGGTGGCCTTGGGCTGCACCAACGCCGAGGCCGGCAACCGCCTGTCGCTGCGCCCGGAGACCGTCAAGGCCTACCTGCGCAGCGCGATGCACAAGCTGGACGTGCACAACCGCCACGAAGCGGTGGTGGCCGCCCGCCGCCAGGGCTTGCTCCCCTGA
- a CDS encoding CoA-acylating methylmalonate-semialdehyde dehydrogenase — translation MTELVKHWIAGRFDDTTPQRTGEVFDPATGEVTKRVAFATESDVDVAVGKAAEALGTWRRTSLAKRTNVLFAFRELLNQRKSELAEIITAEHGKVLSDAAGEVQRGLENVEYACGIPNLLRGAFSENASTSVDVHSVRQPVGVVGVISPFNFPAMVPLWFVPNAIACGNTVVLKPSEKDPSAAVFLAQLWQEAGLPDGVLNVVHGDKVAVDALLAHPTVKAVSFVGSTPVARYVYETGTSHGKRVQALGGAKNHMVVLPDADLDLAADAAVSAGFGSAGERCMAISAVVAVDPVGDELVAKIADRMSSLTVGDGRRGCDMGPLVTAAHRDRVTSYVEAGVAAGAKLVVDGRGVQVDGGADGFWLGPTLFDHVTTDMSIYTDEIFGPVLSVLRVPSYDAAMEVLDGNPYGNGTAVFTESGGAARQFCEEVEVGMVGVNVPIPVPVSYYSFGGWKDSLFGDAHAYGPDGVQFYTRTKVVTTRWPDPSHGGVDLGFPQSS, via the coding sequence ATGACAGAACTGGTCAAGCACTGGATCGCGGGCAGGTTCGACGACACGACCCCGCAGCGCACCGGTGAGGTCTTCGACCCGGCGACCGGGGAGGTGACCAAGCGGGTCGCCTTCGCGACCGAGTCCGATGTGGACGTCGCGGTCGGGAAGGCGGCTGAGGCGCTGGGGACCTGGCGGCGGACCTCCCTGGCGAAGCGGACGAACGTGCTGTTCGCCTTCCGGGAGCTGCTCAACCAGCGCAAGTCCGAGCTCGCCGAGATCATCACCGCCGAGCACGGCAAGGTGCTCTCCGACGCCGCGGGCGAGGTGCAGCGCGGCCTGGAGAACGTGGAGTACGCCTGCGGCATCCCCAACCTGCTCCGCGGCGCGTTCTCGGAGAACGCCTCGACCAGCGTCGACGTGCACTCGGTGCGCCAGCCGGTCGGTGTCGTCGGGGTGATCTCGCCGTTCAACTTCCCGGCCATGGTGCCGCTGTGGTTCGTGCCCAACGCGATCGCCTGCGGCAACACCGTGGTGCTCAAGCCCAGCGAGAAGGACCCGTCGGCGGCGGTCTTCCTCGCCCAGCTGTGGCAGGAGGCGGGGCTGCCGGACGGCGTGCTCAACGTCGTGCACGGCGACAAGGTCGCCGTCGACGCCCTGCTGGCCCACCCGACGGTCAAGGCGGTGTCGTTCGTCGGCTCCACGCCCGTGGCGCGCTACGTGTACGAGACCGGCACCTCGCACGGCAAGCGGGTGCAGGCGCTGGGTGGCGCCAAGAACCACATGGTGGTGCTGCCCGACGCCGACCTGGACCTGGCCGCCGACGCGGCGGTCTCGGCCGGGTTCGGCTCGGCGGGGGAGCGGTGCATGGCGATCTCCGCGGTCGTCGCGGTCGACCCGGTCGGTGACGAGCTGGTCGCCAAGATCGCCGACCGGATGTCCTCGCTCACCGTCGGCGACGGGCGTCGCGGCTGCGACATGGGGCCGCTGGTCACCGCCGCCCACCGGGACCGCGTGACTTCCTACGTCGAGGCGGGCGTGGCCGCCGGGGCGAAGCTCGTGGTGGACGGCCGCGGTGTGCAGGTCGACGGCGGGGCCGACGGGTTCTGGCTCGGGCCGACGCTGTTCGACCACGTCACCACCGACATGTCGATCTACACCGACGAGATCTTCGGTCCGGTGCTCTCGGTGCTGCGGGTGCCCAGCTACGACGCGGCGATGGAGGTGCTCGACGGCAACCCGTACGGCAACGGCACCGCGGTCTTCACCGAGAGCGGCGGCGCGGCCCGGCAGTTCTGCGAGGAGGTCGAGGTCGGCATGGTCGGGGTGAACGTCCCGATCCCGGTGCCGGTGTCGTACTACTCCTTCGGCGGCTGGAAGGACTCGCTGTTCGGCGACGCGCACGCCTACGGGCCGGACGGCGTCCAGTTCTACACCCGCACCAAGGTGGTCACGACGCGCTGGCCGGATCCCTCGCACGGCGGCGTGGACCTCGGGTTCCCGCAGAGCAGCTGA
- a CDS encoding PucR family transcriptional regulator: MDPTTPDVLALPTVSEVLDLPVLRRGKPRVVAGASGLDGRVRWVHVAEIADIAPLLSGGELVLTTGIALPEEPAELARYVDGLAAAGACGLVVELVRRWRDRVPDALVDAAHRHDLPLVTLSEETKFVSVTEAVVARIRDAQLAELRATHAIHETFTALTTSGAEPASVLREASRLLERPVVLETMAHQVLAYDAAGQDPVALLSDWSERSRAVVQSGRTCYDPERGWLTTVVGARGDDWGRLVVLGPEPAHRHVVVAERAASALAVNRLVTRDRESLERQTHRTLITELLSGGADTADLAARAAGVGVPLDGPLVGIAVRPHTTTTPAPALETQQALRDLAEATALAARRARLPVLVGVVDDVTVHAVVVLSDVDADAALHRLAADVRRSAALPLVIAVGTEVASIAGARRTLTEAAQVAEAALHVDDGTRAFHRLDDVRLRGLLHLLRGDERLTAFAERELGPILDDQRLLDALRALCRHGGNKSAAAASAHLSRTAYYGQLARIEQLLGVPLDNPESLVSLHVALLTRDMHQE, translated from the coding sequence ATGGATCCGACGACGCCGGACGTGCTGGCGCTGCCGACCGTGTCCGAGGTGCTCGACCTGCCTGTGCTGCGCCGCGGCAAGCCCCGGGTGGTCGCCGGGGCGTCGGGGCTCGACGGCCGGGTGCGGTGGGTGCACGTCGCCGAGATCGCCGACATCGCCCCGCTGCTCAGCGGCGGCGAGCTGGTGCTGACCACCGGCATCGCGCTGCCCGAGGAGCCCGCCGAGCTGGCCCGCTACGTCGACGGGCTCGCCGCCGCCGGGGCGTGCGGGCTGGTGGTGGAGCTGGTGCGCCGCTGGCGCGACCGGGTGCCGGACGCGCTGGTGGACGCCGCCCACCGGCACGACCTGCCGCTGGTGACGCTGTCCGAGGAGACCAAGTTCGTCAGCGTCACCGAGGCCGTGGTGGCGCGCATCCGGGACGCCCAGCTGGCCGAGCTGCGCGCCACGCACGCGATCCACGAGACCTTCACCGCGCTGACCACCTCGGGTGCCGAACCGGCGTCGGTGCTGCGCGAAGCCTCGCGCCTGCTCGAGCGCCCAGTGGTGCTGGAGACGATGGCGCACCAGGTGCTGGCCTACGACGCGGCGGGCCAGGACCCGGTCGCGCTGCTGTCGGACTGGTCGGAGCGGTCCCGCGCCGTGGTGCAGTCCGGGCGGACCTGCTACGACCCGGAGCGGGGCTGGCTGACCACCGTGGTCGGGGCGCGCGGCGACGACTGGGGCCGGCTGGTGGTGCTCGGCCCGGAACCCGCGCACCGGCACGTGGTGGTCGCCGAGCGGGCGGCCTCGGCGCTGGCGGTGAACCGGCTGGTGACGCGGGACCGCGAGAGCCTGGAGCGGCAGACCCACCGCACGCTGATCACCGAACTCCTCTCCGGCGGCGCCGACACCGCCGACCTGGCCGCCCGCGCCGCCGGGGTCGGGGTGCCGCTGGACGGCCCGCTGGTGGGCATCGCGGTGCGGCCGCACACGACCACCACCCCGGCGCCCGCGCTGGAGACCCAGCAGGCGCTGCGAGACCTGGCCGAGGCGACCGCGCTGGCCGCGCGCCGGGCGCGGCTGCCGGTGCTGGTCGGGGTGGTCGACGACGTCACCGTGCACGCCGTGGTGGTGCTGTCCGACGTGGACGCGGACGCCGCGCTGCACCGGCTCGCCGCGGACGTCCGCCGCTCCGCCGCGCTCCCGCTGGTGATCGCGGTGGGCACCGAGGTGGCCTCGATCGCCGGGGCGCGCCGGACGCTCACCGAAGCCGCGCAGGTCGCCGAAGCGGCCCTGCACGTCGACGACGGCACCCGCGCGTTCCACCGGCTCGACGACGTGCGGCTGCGCGGCCTGCTGCACCTGCTGCGCGGTGACGAGCGGCTGACCGCGTTCGCCGAACGCGAGCTCGGGCCGATCCTGGACGACCAGCGGCTGCTCGACGCGCTGCGCGCGCTGTGCCGGCACGGTGGCAACAAGTCCGCCGCCGCCGCGTCGGCGCACCTGTCCCGCACGGCGTACTACGGGCAGCTGGCCCGCATCGAGCAACTGCTCGGAGTCCCCCTCGACAACCCGGAATCACTGGTGTCCCTGCACGTGGCGCTGCTGACGCGGGACATGCACCAGGAGTGA
- a CDS encoding transglycosylase SLT domain-containing protein, whose product MSQLTAEQIAQHAYEAGFRGKDLTTAVAIAMAESGGNTRAHNDTPPDDSYGLWQINMLGDMGPARRKEFGLDSNKDLFDPEENAKAAYEIAGGGKNFEPWSTYTNGAYKKHLDEAEKAAKKVSRNQGSGGGNHGGGNGDGSKGGGFTANPEALRKYAKDAEGIAEELDSIGKRTVHSVTGIAKDSFGKVGEETGFSDALGDFSKSLEKQVRTTGSNARKLAAGATDAAKDYEEIDQRSAAELKRLMK is encoded by the coding sequence GTGAGCCAGCTGACCGCAGAACAGATCGCGCAGCACGCCTACGAGGCCGGTTTCCGGGGCAAGGACCTGACCACCGCCGTGGCCATCGCCATGGCCGAGTCCGGTGGCAACACCCGGGCGCACAACGACACCCCGCCGGACGACTCGTACGGCCTGTGGCAGATCAACATGCTCGGCGACATGGGGCCGGCCCGCCGCAAGGAGTTCGGCCTGGACTCGAACAAGGACCTGTTCGACCCGGAGGAGAACGCCAAGGCCGCCTACGAGATCGCCGGCGGGGGCAAGAACTTCGAGCCGTGGTCGACCTACACCAACGGCGCCTACAAGAAGCACCTCGACGAGGCGGAGAAGGCGGCCAAGAAGGTCTCCCGCAACCAGGGCTCCGGCGGCGGCAACCACGGCGGGGGCAACGGCGACGGCTCCAAGGGGGGCGGCTTCACCGCCAACCCGGAGGCTCTGCGCAAGTACGCCAAGGACGCGGAAGGCATCGCCGAGGAGCTCGACTCGATCGGCAAGCGCACCGTGCACTCGGTCACCGGCATCGCCAAGGACAGCTTCGGCAAGGTCGGCGAGGAGACCGGGTTCTCCGACGCGCTGGGGGACTTCAGCAAGAGCCTGGAGAAGCAGGTCCGCACGACCGGCTCCAACGCACGCAAGCTCGCTGCGGGCGCCACGGACGCGGCCAAGGACTACGAAGAGATCGACCAGCGCTCAGCCGCCGAGCTCAAGCGCCTCATGAAGTGA
- a CDS encoding type 1 glutamine amidotransferase domain-containing protein produces the protein MAGELSGRRVAVLAADGVEQVELVEPRKALDEAGATVELLSTHGGEIQAMNHDIEKGDTFAVDREVSSASVDDYDALVLPGGTINPDNLRADADAVSFVRDFVGSGKPVGAICHGPWTLVEADVVRGRRLTSYPSIRTDVRNAGGEVVDEEVVVDQKLVTSRNPHDLPAFNAKLVELVGAAQPAARG, from the coding sequence ATGGCCGGAGAACTGAGCGGACGCCGGGTGGCGGTCCTCGCCGCCGACGGGGTCGAGCAGGTCGAGCTGGTCGAGCCGCGGAAGGCGCTGGACGAGGCCGGGGCCACGGTCGAGCTGCTCTCCACGCACGGCGGTGAGATCCAGGCCATGAACCACGACATCGAGAAGGGCGACACGTTCGCCGTGGACCGCGAGGTGTCCAGTGCCTCGGTGGACGACTACGACGCGCTGGTCCTCCCGGGCGGCACGATCAACCCGGACAACTTGCGCGCCGACGCCGACGCGGTGTCCTTCGTCCGGGACTTCGTCGGCTCCGGCAAACCGGTCGGCGCGATCTGCCACGGACCGTGGACGCTGGTGGAGGCCGACGTGGTGCGCGGTCGCCGCCTGACCTCGTACCCCAGCATCCGCACGGACGTCCGCAACGCCGGTGGCGAGGTGGTCGACGAGGAGGTCGTCGTCGACCAGAAACTGGTGACCAGCCGGAACCCGCACGACCTGCCCGCGTTCAACGCGAAGCTGGTGGAACTGGTCGGCGCCGCCCAACCCGCCGCGCGCGGCTGA
- a CDS encoding aspartate aminotransferase family protein: MSETLLARHRAALPSWLALYYDEPIEIVSGRGRHVTDADGNEYLDFFAGVLTNAIGYDIPEISDAIRRQVDTGVLHTSTLYLIRKQVELAERIGELSGMQNPKVFFTNSGTEANETALMLATQYRRSHQVLALRNSYHGRGFGALGVTGNRGWSASALSPFQVSYVQGSYRYRSPFRDLSDADYIAACVDDLREVIETTTSGDVACLIAEPIQGVGGFATPPDGLLGAFAEVLEEHGILLISDEVQTGWGRTGEHFWGIQAHGVTPAAMTFAKGLGNGLAIGGVVAEAELMDCLTANSISTFGGNPVATGGALAALEYLLDHDLQGNAAKLGGRLLEGLRTHAERCALIGDVRGKGLMIGVELVEPGTRTPAAAAAGRVMELAKQRGLLVGKGGLYGNVLRLAPPMTLTEDEAEQALHVLIETTTQAEQELHR; the protein is encoded by the coding sequence ATGTCGGAAACCTTGCTGGCCCGCCACCGCGCGGCCCTGCCCAGCTGGCTGGCGCTCTACTACGACGAGCCCATCGAGATCGTCAGCGGTCGGGGACGGCACGTCACCGACGCCGACGGCAACGAGTACCTGGACTTCTTCGCCGGGGTGCTGACCAACGCCATCGGCTACGACATCCCGGAGATCAGCGACGCGATCCGCCGGCAGGTCGACACCGGCGTGCTGCACACCTCGACGCTGTACCTGATCCGCAAGCAGGTGGAGCTGGCCGAGCGGATCGGCGAGCTGTCCGGGATGCAGAACCCCAAGGTGTTCTTCACCAACTCCGGCACCGAGGCCAACGAGACCGCGCTCATGCTGGCCACCCAGTACCGGCGCAGCCACCAGGTGCTCGCGCTGCGCAACTCCTACCACGGCCGTGGTTTCGGGGCGCTCGGCGTCACCGGCAACCGCGGCTGGTCGGCCAGCGCGCTCTCGCCGTTCCAGGTCAGCTACGTGCAGGGCAGCTACCGGTACCGCAGCCCGTTCCGGGACCTCTCCGACGCCGACTACATCGCGGCCTGCGTCGACGACCTGCGCGAGGTGATCGAGACCACCACCTCCGGGGACGTGGCTTGCCTGATCGCCGAGCCGATCCAGGGCGTCGGCGGCTTCGCCACCCCGCCCGACGGGCTGCTCGGCGCGTTCGCCGAGGTGCTCGAGGAGCACGGCATCCTGCTGATCTCCGACGAGGTGCAGACCGGCTGGGGCCGCACCGGCGAGCACTTCTGGGGCATCCAGGCGCACGGCGTGACCCCGGCGGCGATGACCTTCGCCAAGGGGCTGGGCAACGGCCTGGCCATCGGCGGCGTGGTGGCCGAGGCCGAGCTGATGGACTGCCTGACCGCCAACTCCATCTCCACCTTCGGCGGCAACCCGGTCGCCACCGGCGGTGCGCTGGCGGCGCTGGAGTACCTGCTGGACCACGACCTGCAGGGCAACGCGGCCAAGCTCGGCGGGCGCCTGCTGGAGGGGCTGCGCACCCACGCCGAGCGCTGCGCCCTGATCGGTGACGTGCGCGGCAAGGGCCTGATGATCGGGGTCGAGCTGGTCGAGCCCGGCACCCGCACGCCCGCCGCGGCCGCGGCCGGGCGGGTGATGGAACTGGCCAAGCAGCGCGGGCTGCTGGTCGGCAAGGGCGGGTTGTACGGCAACGTGCTGCGCTTGGCGCCGCCCATGACGCTGACCGAGGACGAGGCCGAGCAGGCGCTGCACGTCCTCATCGAGACCACCACGCAGGCCGAGCAGGAGCTCCACCGATGA